The Saccharomyces cerevisiae S288C chromosome VII, complete sequence genome includes a region encoding these proteins:
- the HOP2 gene encoding Hop2p (Meiosis-specific protein that localizes to chromosomes; prevents synapsis between nonhomologous chromosomes and ensures synapsis between homologs; forms complex with Mnd1p to promote homolog pairing and meiotic double-strand break repair; heterodimer of Hop2p-Mnd1p stimulates the Dmc1p-mediated strand invasion): MAPKKKSNDRAIQAKGSEAEQLIEDYLVSQYKPFSVNDIVQNLHNKVTKTTATKALENLVNEKRIVSKTFGKIIIYSCNEQDTALPSNIDPSQFDFETVLQLRNDLIELERDKSTAKDALDSVTKEPENEDLLTIIENEENELKKIESKLQSLQDDWDPANDEIVKRIMSEDTLLQKEITKRSKICKNLIATIKDSVCPKNMNEFLEEIGFEDI; encoded by the exons ATGGCaccgaaaaagaaatcaaacGATAGAGCCATTCAGGCAAAAGGCTCAGAAG CTGAACAATTAATAGAAGATTACTTGGTGTCACAATATAAACCATTTTCTGTAAATGATATAGTTCAGAATTTGCACAATAAAGTGACAAAAACAACAGCAACCAAAGCATTAGAAAATCTCGTTAACGAGAAACGCATAGTGTCTAAAACCTTCGGAAAGATTATAATTTACTCTTGTAATGAACAAGATACAGCATTACCAAGCAATATTGATCCTTCTCagtttgattttgaaactGTATTGCAACTGAGAAATGATTTAATAGAACTAGAGAGAGATAAATCAACGGCCAAAGACGCTCTTGACTCTGTAACTAAAGAAcctgaaaatgaagatcTCCTAACAATCattgaaaacgaagaaAACGAGTTGAAAAAGATTGAATCAAAATTACAAAGTCTACAGGATGATTGGGATCCAGCAAATGATGAGATTGTCAAGCGGATAATGTCTGAAGATACGCTGctacaaaaagaaatcacgAAGAGATCAAAGATTTGCAAAAACCTAATTGCTACAATAAAGGACTCAGTGTGCCCGAAAAATAT